A window of Vigna unguiculata cultivar IT97K-499-35 chromosome 4, ASM411807v1, whole genome shotgun sequence contains these coding sequences:
- the LOC114181774 gene encoding uncharacterized protein LOC114181774: protein MCIQYPDGECELKSGLIHLLPKFHGLAGEDPYHHLKEFHVVCSSMRPTTVTEEHIKLKAFPFSLQDAAKNWLYCLPPGSINTWETLKRLFLEKFFPASRVAAIRKDIYGIRQQERESLHEYWERFKKLCASCPHHQINEHLLIQYFYEGLSIMDRQMIDAASGGSLMDKTPTNARQLIETMASNHQQFSTRSNSITLLKGTHGVEASYVADHKKLEGKLDDLAAMVRTLTDLQKKPIPSTLCGICASTNHPTEACSMLKETGTLDNEQPQAYAANIYGNNRPPRQQYNHDLSSNKYNPDWKEYPSQKWGNQQPQHQQVYVPPQQRQQPQPAATSGDSNMEAMMKMMADMMKGQINELKQTMEATNQNLQNQIGQMANELNQMKSQQGSSNLPAQTIINPRNVSAITLRSVVPNDERGRSDEATQATSEMPAPSDNSRLVSPNTSSENPSPYSPPPPYPNRLKPKTKKMEELDKEILNTFKKVEINIPLLDAVRQIPKYAKFLKELCTHKRRIMDKEVVNMGRNVSSLIKKPAVRMPQKCKDPGMFSVPCIIGSTKFDNAMLDLGASINVMSLSVFTSLHLGPLKSTGVVIQLANRSTVNPAGVLEDVLVRVDRLIFPADFYILDMKDDEGMSSTTIILGRPFMMTARTKIDVHAGSLTMEIGDEKVQFNVLEAMKHPIEDHSLFCIDLVSNVVNNYAFGLLDVLSGFSSSLDFS, encoded by the exons atgtgcatccaatatccagatggagaatgtgagcttaagtctgggttaatccatcttttacccaaattccatggattagcaggagaagacccgtaccatcatttgaaggaatttcatgttgtttgttcatccatgagacctacaacagtgacagaggaacatatcaagcttaaggcttttccattctcattgcaagatgccgctaagaattggttatactgccttccgccaggatccatcaatacttgggagactctgaaaagattatttctggaaaagttttttccagcatctagagttgctgctattcgcaaagatatttatgggataaggcaacaagaaagagaaagtcttcacgagtattgggaaagattcaaaaagttatgtgcttcatgtcctcatcaccaaataaacgagcatctcctcattcaatacttttatgagggattgagtatcatggatagacaaatgatagatgctgcaagtggagggtcattgatggacaaaacgccaacaaatgcaagacaattgattgaaactatggcatcgaaccatcaacaattttccacaaggagtaattctataactctattgaagggaacccatggagtagaagcttcatatgttgcagatcacaagaaattagaagggaagttggatgacttagcagccatggtaaggaccttgacagacttacagaaaaagcctatcccttctactttatgtggaatttgtgcttctactaatcatcctacagaggcttgttctatgttaaaagagacagggacgttagacaatgaacaacctcaggcatatgctgcaaacatctatggcaataatagaccacctcggcagcaatacaaccatgatctgtcctccaacaagtacaacccagattggaaggaatatcccagccagaaatgggggaatcaacagcctcaacaccaacaagtctatgttccacctcaacagaggcaacaaccacaaccagcggcaacctctggtgattcaaacatggaggcaatgatgaaaatgatggctgacatgatgaagggacaaatcaatgagttgaaacaaacgatggaagcaaccaatcagaatttgcaaaatcagattggacaaatggcaaatgagttaaatcagatgaagtctcaacaaggctcaagcaatttgcctgcacaaactataatcaacccgagaaatgtaagtgctattactttaagatcgg ttgtacctaatgatgaaagaggaagatcagatgaagcaacacaagcaacatctgaaatgcctgcacccagtgataactccaggttggtatcccctaatacctcctctgaaaatccttctccttattctcctcctcctccctatccaaaccgtttgaaaccaaaaactaaaaagatggaggagttagacaaagaaatcctgaatactttcaagaaagtggagataaacatccctttgttggatgctgtgagacaaattcctaaatacgccaagtttctcaaagaattatgtacacataaaaggcgtattatggacaaagaggtagtgaacatgggaagaaatgtctctagcttaatcaagaagcctgcagtcagaatgccgcaaaagtgtaaggatccaggtatgttttctgttccctgcattataggaagtactaagtttgataatgctatgttagatttaggagcttccattaatgtaatgtctttatctgtttttacttcacttcatcttggacctcttaagtctactggtgtggtcattcaattggccaaccgtagcacagttaaccctgcaggtgtgctagaagatgtgcttgtccgtgtggacaggttaatttttcctgcagatttctacatcttggatatgaaggatgatgaaggaatgagttcaaccacaatcatcttgggaagaccattcatgatgacagcacgtaccaagatagacgtgcatgcaggatccttaactatggagataggagatgagaaggtgcagttcaacgtgctagaagccatgaagcacccaattgaagaccattctttgttttgtattgatttagtgagtaatgtagtgaacaattatgcttttggacttttggacgttttatctggtttttcttcttctttggatttttct